The proteins below come from a single Rhodococcus sp. WMMA185 genomic window:
- a CDS encoding dimethylarginine dimethylaminohydrolase family protein, with translation MSNPKNVHEVLGPEPEPGFLDREELRSNWGRAWGAADEVSQLRTVLMRPPNPGLRNIRPDAWSEELQACIDPAGSWYWRDRNAPDWEKLVAQYAGYVDTLESEGIEVLMAPELPETFTKSIYTRDPLITVPGGAVILRLAPRMRRGEEQSITRTVAAAGMPILGTLTGTAVAEGGSFVKLRPDLAAFGTSIRCNHEGFLHIRRHLEAVGMDVIEVPLPGYCIHIDGSMVMLDHDLALVESAELPYEFIVELNRLGIETVEVPRGEEWAVNSLTIAPRKVVIGAHLPRTAELLTSKFNVETIPVEYDEIQKNGGSLHCSTMELQRDW, from the coding sequence ATGTCGAATCCAAAGAATGTTCATGAAGTTCTCGGACCCGAGCCCGAACCCGGGTTTCTCGACCGTGAAGAACTTCGCTCCAACTGGGGGCGCGCCTGGGGAGCGGCAGATGAGGTGAGCCAGCTCCGCACGGTCCTCATGCGGCCGCCGAACCCTGGTCTGCGCAATATTCGCCCGGATGCCTGGAGCGAAGAGCTCCAAGCCTGCATCGATCCCGCAGGAAGCTGGTACTGGAGGGACCGCAACGCGCCCGACTGGGAAAAACTCGTCGCCCAGTACGCGGGCTACGTCGACACCCTCGAGAGCGAGGGAATCGAAGTGCTGATGGCTCCCGAACTTCCCGAGACGTTTACGAAGTCGATCTACACGCGCGATCCACTGATCACCGTGCCCGGCGGTGCAGTCATTCTGCGCCTTGCCCCCCGGATGCGACGGGGCGAAGAACAATCGATCACTCGGACCGTCGCCGCAGCGGGAATGCCCATTCTCGGCACGCTCACCGGTACCGCCGTGGCGGAAGGCGGCAGTTTCGTGAAGCTTCGCCCCGACTTAGCGGCATTCGGTACATCAATTCGGTGCAACCATGAGGGTTTTCTTCACATCCGCCGGCATCTCGAGGCCGTCGGAATGGATGTCATCGAAGTTCCGTTGCCGGGGTACTGCATTCATATCGACGGAAGCATGGTCATGCTCGATCATGATCTGGCACTCGTCGAGAGCGCGGAACTTCCCTACGAATTCATCGTCGAGTTGAACCGGCTCGGAATCGAGACGGTAGAGGTGCCGCGGGGCGAGGAGTGGGCAGTCAACTCCTTGACCATCGCTCCTCGAAAGGTGGTGATCGGTGCTCATCTGCCACGCACCGCCGAGCTTCTCACGTCAAAGTTCAACGTAGAGACCATCCCGGTTGAGTACGACGAGATCCAAAAGAACGGCGGAAGCTTGCATTGCAGCACTATGGAGTTACAACGCGACTGGTAG
- a CDS encoding lactate 2-monooxygenase encodes MSESENRDGPGRARQNLIYRDGVLGRTPSVPTDFDTLERRARKKMSAKGWAYVHGGAGLGRTMQANRDAFDKWQIVPRVLRDVSKRDIGVELFGRRIPAPVLLAPVGASELARPEGDVAIAAAAAELGVPYIFSNQGCAPMEESAAAMGDAPRWFQLYWSTDDDLVDSLLGRAENIGADAVVVTLDTTMLGWRPEDLNLGSLPFAQGQGIAQYTSDPVFRRIVHDRVRSAVGKADVEVTLGAIRSLISMTRRFPGRFLDNLRSPEPRAAVETFLDIYSRPSLSWADIETLRSRTSLPILLKGVLHPDDARRAIDAGVDGIVVSNHGGRQVDGSVSSLDALVDIAPVADGKLTLLLDSGIRTGADVFKALALGADAVTLGRPHLYGLALAGQAGARDATANVIAEFDLTMGLSGLKSVAEIDRDALRRA; translated from the coding sequence ATGTCTGAGAGCGAGAACCGGGACGGCCCGGGCCGGGCCCGCCAGAATCTGATCTACCGCGACGGCGTGCTCGGTCGTACGCCGTCCGTCCCCACGGATTTCGATACGCTCGAGCGGCGGGCCAGAAAGAAGATGAGCGCCAAGGGCTGGGCCTACGTCCACGGCGGGGCTGGCTTGGGCCGCACGATGCAGGCCAACCGGGACGCGTTCGACAAGTGGCAGATCGTTCCGCGGGTGCTGCGCGATGTCTCGAAGCGCGACATCGGCGTCGAACTGTTCGGTCGACGGATCCCGGCGCCGGTGCTCCTTGCTCCCGTCGGTGCCTCCGAACTTGCTCGGCCCGAGGGTGACGTGGCGATCGCTGCTGCCGCCGCCGAATTGGGTGTGCCGTACATCTTCTCCAATCAGGGGTGCGCGCCGATGGAGGAGAGCGCGGCGGCGATGGGCGACGCCCCCCGATGGTTCCAGCTGTACTGGAGCACAGACGACGACCTCGTCGACAGCTTGCTCGGGCGGGCCGAGAACATCGGGGCCGACGCTGTCGTCGTCACCCTCGACACGACCATGCTCGGTTGGCGCCCGGAGGATCTCAACCTCGGCTCGCTTCCATTCGCGCAAGGCCAGGGGATCGCACAGTACACATCGGACCCGGTGTTCCGCAGGATCGTGCACGACAGGGTCAGGTCGGCGGTAGGGAAGGCGGATGTGGAGGTGACGCTCGGCGCCATCCGGTCGCTGATATCGATGACCCGGCGCTTTCCCGGTCGTTTCCTCGACAACCTCCGGTCGCCGGAACCGCGCGCCGCCGTCGAGACGTTTCTCGACATCTATTCACGACCGTCGTTGAGTTGGGCGGACATCGAGACCCTGCGCAGCAGAACGTCCTTGCCGATCCTCCTCAAAGGCGTCCTCCACCCAGACGACGCTCGTCGCGCCATCGATGCCGGGGTGGACGGCATCGTCGTGTCCAATCACGGCGGACGACAGGTGGACGGCAGCGTGTCTTCGCTGGATGCGCTGGTAGACATCGCGCCCGTCGCCGACGGCAAGTTGACCTTGCTCCTCGACAGTGGAATCCGCACGGGAGCAGACGTCTTCAAGGCCCTGGCGCTCGGCGCAGACGCGGTGACACTCGGTCGCCCGCATTTGTACGGGTTGGCCCTTGCCGGTCAAGCCGGCGCACGAGACGCCACGGCCAACGTGATCGCCGAATTCGACCTCACGATGGGGTTGAGCGGTCTGAAGTCCGTTGCCGAGATCGATCGGGACGCTCTGCGACGGGCGTAG
- a CDS encoding beta-ketoacyl-ACP synthase III, whose product MGKQIATAAGGRQSALLGLGVYRPERVVTNDEICELIDSTDEWIQSRSGIKNRRFAAEDESVVTMSIAAGRDAIEASGIDPEQIGCVIVATSTYLLLTPPAAAVVADALGTSGPGAFDVSGGCAGFCTALTVASDLVRGGSVDYALVVGVEKMSVTTDPTDRGTRFIFGDGAGAVVVGKSDVAGIGPVEWGSDGAQSGAIVQDMDWYEYITTPGATRPYIKMTGTAVFRWAAFEMGKVGLTALEKAGLSVEDLDAFVPHQANSRITEVIARSMKIPEGVPVADDIAESGNTSAASVPLAMAAMLESGDTKPGDTALLLAFGAGLSYAAQVVTLPVLAKN is encoded by the coding sequence ATGGGAAAGCAGATCGCTACTGCGGCTGGAGGTCGGCAGTCCGCCCTCCTCGGGCTCGGCGTATACCGGCCTGAACGGGTCGTCACCAACGACGAGATCTGTGAGTTAATCGACTCGACCGACGAGTGGATCCAGTCTCGTTCGGGTATCAAGAACCGGCGTTTCGCAGCGGAAGACGAGAGCGTCGTCACGATGTCCATTGCTGCGGGACGGGACGCAATCGAGGCGAGTGGGATCGATCCCGAGCAGATCGGCTGCGTCATCGTCGCCACGTCGACGTACCTGTTGTTGACACCTCCGGCCGCGGCCGTGGTCGCCGATGCGCTCGGCACCAGCGGACCCGGCGCCTTCGACGTCAGCGGCGGGTGCGCGGGCTTCTGCACGGCGCTGACCGTCGCGTCGGACCTTGTGCGGGGAGGATCCGTCGACTACGCCCTCGTGGTGGGTGTCGAGAAGATGAGCGTCACCACCGACCCGACCGACCGCGGTACACGGTTCATTTTCGGCGACGGCGCCGGAGCCGTCGTCGTCGGCAAGAGTGACGTCGCGGGTATCGGGCCGGTGGAGTGGGGTTCGGACGGCGCCCAGTCCGGTGCCATCGTGCAGGACATGGATTGGTACGAGTACATCACGACGCCGGGCGCCACACGCCCGTACATCAAGATGACCGGAACAGCGGTGTTCCGCTGGGCCGCCTTCGAGATGGGCAAGGTGGGCCTCACTGCACTGGAGAAGGCGGGGCTGTCCGTCGAAGATCTCGATGCGTTCGTTCCGCACCAGGCCAACTCCCGGATCACAGAGGTGATCGCCCGGAGCATGAAGATCCCCGAGGGCGTTCCGGTTGCCGACGACATCGCCGAGAGCGGAAATACTTCGGCGGCATCGGTGCCATTGGCGATGGCCGCCATGCTCGAGTCCGGTGACACCAAGCCGGGTGACACAGCCCTGCTGCTCGCGTTCGGTGCCGGGCTGTCTTACGCGGCTCAGGTCGTGACCCTGCCGGTTCTCGCGAAGAACTGA
- a CDS encoding DUF4185 domain-containing protein, whose amino-acid sequence MKRFRTLAAASLTSVVVSSIAFAAPTAANPNAINPIPGLNGTNGIPNLTGRARAVSQQTGLLSTNRTQDVNVLGTDLGIMWDNGRGQILTAFGDTAGLGLPNLLSGSLWAWRSSTLFRSSDRNLSDGMHFDSAPRDIFGQAKELVPSPKIPFVEISRVPTAGVAVGDTQILSMMSVRDWGEAGSWNTNFSGLAYSLDNGENWIVAPETHRPNAGGNANFQMSAFVKDDGYVYQYGTPSGRGGLVHLARVPEAEIMDLGAYEYFDGTEWVESNPDAARPIMADGVGELSVAYNEYLGQYLMMTTDQFNSVVMRRSPSLTGPWSGPEVLIDTRELPSAYGAYIHPWSSGPDLYFLTTVHSNYNVLLMHTTLTP is encoded by the coding sequence TTGAAACGATTCAGAACTCTCGCAGCCGCCTCTCTCACCAGCGTCGTAGTGTCATCGATCGCGTTTGCCGCACCCACAGCGGCGAACCCGAATGCCATCAATCCGATACCCGGGCTCAACGGCACCAACGGAATCCCCAACCTCACCGGGCGCGCTCGCGCTGTGTCGCAGCAGACTGGGTTGCTCAGCACCAACCGCACCCAGGACGTCAACGTCCTCGGCACCGACCTCGGCATCATGTGGGACAACGGCCGGGGACAGATACTCACCGCGTTCGGCGACACTGCCGGTCTCGGTCTCCCCAACCTGCTGTCTGGCAGCTTGTGGGCCTGGCGCAGCAGCACCCTGTTCCGCAGTTCGGACAGGAATCTCTCCGACGGCATGCACTTCGACAGCGCCCCGCGCGACATCTTCGGACAGGCGAAAGAACTCGTACCGAGCCCAAAAATTCCGTTCGTCGAGATCAGCCGTGTCCCCACAGCAGGTGTCGCGGTCGGTGACACCCAGATCCTCAGCATGATGTCGGTACGAGACTGGGGCGAGGCCGGATCGTGGAACACGAATTTCTCCGGGCTCGCCTACTCCCTGGACAACGGAGAGAATTGGATCGTCGCGCCCGAGACACATCGCCCGAACGCCGGCGGCAATGCCAACTTCCAGATGAGCGCGTTCGTCAAGGACGACGGTTACGTCTACCAGTACGGAACGCCGTCTGGACGTGGCGGGCTGGTCCACCTGGCACGCGTCCCCGAGGCCGAGATCATGGACCTCGGCGCCTACGAGTACTTCGACGGCACCGAGTGGGTCGAGTCGAATCCGGACGCCGCCAGGCCGATCATGGCCGACGGGGTCGGTGAGCTGTCGGTCGCCTACAACGAGTACCTCGGCCAATACCTCATGATGACCACCGACCAGTTCAACTCCGTGGTGATGCGACGCTCACCATCGCTCACCGGCCCGTGGAGCGGGCCCGAGGTACTCATCGACACCAGAGAGCTTCCGAGCGCGTACGGGGCCTACATCCACCCGTGGTCGTCGGGTCCGGATCTCTACTTCCTCACAACCGTGCACAGCAACTACAACGTGCTCCTGATGCACACCACGCTGACTCCCTGA
- the arfB gene encoding alternative ribosome rescue aminoacyl-tRNA hydrolase ArfB: MMVMKEYPAQGAVTDDLEITRSLVVPATELHWRFSRSSGPGGQGVNTTDSRVQLAVNISALPALSPEQIESIRTRLAHRLVDGVITVTASDSRSQLRNRWAARARMSALLRNALLIEPRKRLPTTATMGSRRRRLEDKKQRAQTKNLRKKPEI, translated from the coding sequence ATGATGGTGATGAAGGAATACCCTGCGCAGGGCGCGGTTACCGACGATCTGGAGATCACGCGATCGTTGGTCGTTCCCGCCACGGAGCTGCACTGGCGGTTTTCCCGATCCAGCGGCCCGGGTGGCCAGGGAGTCAATACCACGGACTCGAGGGTGCAACTGGCCGTGAACATTTCGGCTTTGCCGGCGCTGTCGCCCGAGCAGATCGAATCCATCCGGACTCGGCTGGCGCACAGGCTGGTTGACGGGGTGATTACCGTGACGGCATCCGACTCGAGATCGCAACTGCGCAATCGATGGGCAGCGCGGGCGCGAATGTCGGCATTGCTGAGAAATGCGCTCCTGATCGAACCGCGCAAGCGTCTTCCCACCACCGCGACCATGGGTTCGCGTCGACGAAGACTCGAGGACAAGAAACAGCGCGCCCAGACGAAGAACCTACGGAAGAAGCCGGAAATATAG
- a CDS encoding GmrSD restriction endonuclease domain-containing protein: MTRLSSWAPVTRKKWPSVAAGSIVVVSAVLLLSSCQGDQSPEVAAGSTSATSTAAVPTLGPSSTTSAQAPTTSASAIDPLTADVVDKNDALRLLATLEIKGRAPKTGYDRDLFGSSWTDDVTVEGGHNGCDTRNDILRRDLEQVVFKPGSSDCAVQSGTLLDPYTGKTISFVRGDRTSADVQIDHVVALSDAWQKGAQQLDTATRTNFANDPRNLKAVDGAANQQKSDGDAATWLPPNRSYRCTYVSDQVAVKAAYGLWVTQAEHDAIARVLQDCGAAEPASTTDSTLAPIASPVPVAPAPLPTVDTAPPSDVYYKNCSAARAAGAAPVLIGQPGYSTHLDRDGDGVGCES, from the coding sequence ATGACCCGCCTCTCGTCCTGGGCGCCTGTCACACGCAAGAAATGGCCCTCGGTCGCTGCCGGATCAATCGTGGTCGTATCCGCAGTTCTCTTGCTCAGCTCATGTCAGGGCGACCAATCACCTGAAGTCGCAGCAGGATCGACATCTGCAACGAGCACGGCTGCGGTCCCCACGCTTGGTCCATCGAGTACCACTTCGGCGCAGGCACCGACGACGTCTGCGTCTGCTATCGATCCCCTCACCGCCGACGTCGTCGACAAGAACGACGCACTGCGTCTGCTCGCCACCCTCGAGATCAAGGGGCGTGCGCCGAAGACCGGCTACGACCGGGACCTGTTCGGGTCGTCGTGGACCGACGACGTCACCGTAGAGGGCGGCCACAACGGGTGCGACACCCGAAACGACATCCTCCGGCGCGATCTCGAACAGGTCGTGTTCAAGCCGGGTAGCAGTGACTGCGCCGTGCAGAGTGGAACACTGCTCGACCCCTACACCGGGAAGACCATTTCCTTCGTGCGGGGCGATCGAACGTCAGCGGACGTGCAGATCGATCACGTCGTCGCTCTTTCCGATGCGTGGCAGAAGGGCGCCCAGCAACTCGACACCGCCACCCGAACGAACTTCGCGAACGACCCGCGGAATCTGAAAGCGGTCGACGGTGCCGCCAATCAGCAGAAGTCGGACGGCGACGCCGCAACGTGGCTGCCGCCGAACAGGAGCTATCGGTGCACATACGTTTCCGATCAGGTAGCGGTAAAGGCCGCGTACGGACTGTGGGTCACCCAGGCCGAGCACGACGCAATCGCGCGCGTACTCCAGGACTGCGGAGCCGCGGAACCCGCCTCGACCACCGACTCCACCCTCGCACCGATCGCGTCGCCGGTGCCGGTCGCGCCGGCACCTCTCCCGACCGTCGATACGGCACCACCGAGCGACGTCTATTACAAGAACTGTTCGGCGGCCAGGGCTGCGGGTGCCGCGCCGGTTCTGATCGGCCAACCCGGCTACAGCACCCACCTGGACCGAGACGGTGACGGAGTGGGCTGCGAGAGCTGA
- a CDS encoding alpha/beta fold hydrolase — protein sequence MVDIARPQLEGTVAVGEGRRLGFAEFGSAQGRAIFWLHGTPGARRQVPMEARAFAERENVRLIGIDRPGVGSSTLYHYGAVIDFADDLRTVADTLGVDEMAVIGLSGGGPYTLAAARAMPDRVVATAVIGGVAPTKGPDAIRSGLMDFASLVAPALAAGGIPVGMAAGSIIRLARPFASPIIDLYGRLSPEGDRRLLARPEFKAMFLDDLVNGTRKQLSAPFADLVLFTKDWGFQVGSVETPVRWWHGDCDHIIPMEHGQHMVSLLPNAEFHMMHGESHLGGLGMSEEILHSLLDIWDKRGA from the coding sequence ATGGTGGATATTGCACGCCCGCAGTTGGAGGGCACAGTTGCTGTAGGTGAGGGGCGTCGACTCGGGTTCGCAGAGTTCGGTTCGGCGCAGGGGAGAGCGATCTTCTGGTTGCACGGGACGCCAGGTGCGCGACGCCAGGTTCCCATGGAGGCAAGGGCGTTCGCCGAACGCGAGAATGTCAGGCTGATCGGGATAGATCGACCGGGTGTGGGTTCGTCGACGTTGTACCACTACGGCGCGGTGATCGACTTCGCTGACGACCTTCGCACAGTCGCGGACACACTGGGCGTCGACGAGATGGCCGTGATCGGACTGTCCGGTGGCGGACCCTACACACTGGCCGCGGCCCGTGCGATGCCCGATCGGGTGGTCGCAACCGCCGTCATCGGAGGTGTCGCCCCGACGAAAGGCCCCGATGCAATTCGCAGCGGGCTGATGGATTTTGCGTCGCTGGTGGCTCCGGCACTGGCAGCGGGTGGCATTCCCGTAGGAATGGCAGCGGGCTCGATCATCCGGCTCGCAAGGCCGTTCGCGTCTCCGATCATCGACCTCTACGGGCGGCTGTCTCCGGAAGGCGACCGCCGACTGCTCGCGCGCCCGGAATTCAAGGCGATGTTTCTCGACGATCTCGTCAACGGCACTCGCAAGCAACTCAGTGCGCCGTTCGCCGACCTGGTGTTGTTCACCAAGGATTGGGGATTTCAGGTTGGTTCTGTGGAGACCCCGGTGCGGTGGTGGCACGGCGACTGCGACCACATCATCCCGATGGAGCACGGCCAGCACATGGTTTCGTTGCTGCCCAACGCGGAGTTCCACATGATGCATGGCGAAAGTCATCTCGGCGGGCTGGGGATGTCGGAGGAGATTCTCCATTCGCTGCTCGACATCTGGGACAAGAGGGGGGCGTAG
- a CDS encoding alkaline phosphatase family protein — MTVSAPPLDVYSQPTLSTLMPSVLASLSVSGEANRLDLPDSKRTVVLLIDGLGWNLLNRHREYAPFLDSLSGQPIRAGFPTTTATSIASLGTGLPSGSHGITGYQSYVREVHNTLNWLSWQSGRGRDERRRLAPEVTQPSPTVFERATAAEISCRIVAPSTFDGSGLTRAVMRGGTFIGIHAYGDLIAHVADAARADDRTLTYCYLSEVDTLGHIYGPGSESWLRQLALVDRLVENLAAALEGTGAALYITADHGMVTVAENDKVDFDSTAALSDGVVALAGEPRCRHVHTRQGAAADVADSWRAELGHRMWIGTRDEALAAGLFGPAVRSEIHNRIGHVVAIAQGEAAVVRRNVESRLSALPGQHGALTDDELLIPLLHIAAA; from the coding sequence ATGACCGTTTCGGCGCCCCCGCTCGACGTGTACTCACAGCCCACGCTGTCTACGCTCATGCCGTCGGTCCTCGCCTCGCTAAGCGTCAGCGGCGAGGCCAATCGCCTAGACCTGCCGGACAGCAAGCGCACCGTCGTCCTGCTGATCGACGGCCTGGGCTGGAATCTGCTGAATCGACACCGGGAATACGCACCCTTCCTCGACAGCCTTTCCGGCCAGCCGATCCGAGCGGGATTCCCCACCACGACGGCCACCAGCATCGCGTCCCTCGGAACCGGGTTACCGTCCGGCAGCCACGGCATTACCGGGTACCAGTCATACGTTCGTGAGGTTCACAACACTCTCAACTGGTTGTCGTGGCAATCGGGGCGTGGCCGAGACGAACGTCGGCGACTGGCGCCCGAGGTCACCCAACCCTCACCCACGGTCTTCGAACGCGCTACGGCGGCGGAAATTTCTTGCCGCATCGTGGCCCCCTCGACATTCGACGGGTCGGGCCTCACCCGCGCGGTCATGCGCGGCGGCACCTTCATCGGGATACACGCATACGGCGACCTGATCGCGCATGTTGCCGACGCCGCGCGTGCAGACGATCGGACGCTGACGTACTGCTATCTCAGCGAAGTCGACACACTCGGCCACATCTACGGGCCGGGTTCCGAGTCCTGGCTCCGACAATTGGCCCTCGTCGACCGCCTAGTCGAGAACCTCGCCGCAGCTCTCGAGGGCACCGGCGCCGCGCTTTACATAACCGCCGACCATGGCATGGTCACCGTCGCCGAGAACGACAAAGTCGACTTCGACAGCACCGCTGCACTGTCGGACGGTGTCGTCGCGCTCGCGGGTGAGCCGCGGTGCAGACACGTCCACACGAGGCAGGGGGCCGCAGCCGACGTCGCGGACAGCTGGAGGGCCGAACTCGGACACCGCATGTGGATCGGGACCAGGGATGAGGCCCTCGCCGCAGGGTTGTTCGGGCCCGCCGTGCGGTCCGAGATACATAACCGCATCGGACACGTGGTCGCAATTGCGCAAGGCGAAGCCGCCGTGGTTCGAAGGAACGTCGAATCGAGGCTGTCTGCGCTGCCCGGGCAACACGGAGCTCTCACCGACGACGAATTGCTGATTCCTCTGTTGCACATCGCCGCCGCTTAG
- a CDS encoding xylulokinase: protein MQTLIALDIGTTGTKAALVAQDGRLLASGYAGYETYADGARIEQEPSAWWQATRDSLAQLRQMVDLSAQDLAGITLTGQMQDLILIGADDSIGRAILYSDTRAQREAKTIAAHIGNDELLRITGNTQDAASLLAKWRWLRGHEADRLAAARTILLGAHSYIAWKLCGVASCDYTTASTTGLLDLRNNMWATDLLERLGLDAHKLPPLFAAHECIGTLTAAAAQTLALPAGLPVFAGAGDLAAKTAGVGAGEPNRSYCYLGTTGWIASTLLDTVQSSASSAEAGIFTLRHPDQQRFIQVAPMLTAGGNLDWVRDEVAHGSGYAELNATAAAAPVGSNGVIYLPYLTGERSPFRDPHARACYIGISHQTTHADLIRAVMEGVCFAYRSLFEVLGTTAETLYVVGGGAKSAVWMQILADVLARDLEVVAEPENAATRGAAIIAGHKLGWYDTYAPPGLFPVAQSYRPRSATSEAYEAQYRVFASLYPQLKSTFANLLKTQPNG, encoded by the coding sequence GTGCAAACTCTCATCGCGCTCGACATAGGCACCACAGGCACCAAGGCCGCGCTCGTCGCGCAGGATGGTCGGCTGCTGGCCAGCGGATATGCGGGCTATGAGACCTACGCTGACGGTGCTCGAATCGAGCAGGAGCCCAGCGCATGGTGGCAGGCGACCCGAGACTCGCTGGCTCAGCTTCGGCAGATGGTCGACCTGTCGGCGCAGGATCTGGCCGGAATTACGCTGACCGGCCAGATGCAAGACCTGATCCTCATAGGCGCGGACGACTCGATTGGGCGCGCCATTCTTTACTCGGATACGCGTGCGCAGCGCGAAGCCAAGACAATCGCCGCGCATATCGGCAACGACGAGTTGTTGCGCATCACCGGCAATACGCAGGATGCGGCGAGCCTGTTGGCGAAGTGGCGGTGGCTGCGGGGGCACGAAGCAGATCGACTGGCCGCGGCACGAACGATTCTCCTCGGCGCACACAGCTACATTGCCTGGAAGCTCTGCGGTGTCGCCAGCTGCGATTACACGACGGCCAGCACCACCGGTCTGCTCGATTTACGGAACAACATGTGGGCGACCGACCTCTTGGAACGCTTGGGGTTGGATGCGCACAAGCTACCTCCGCTGTTCGCGGCTCACGAATGCATCGGGACGCTGACAGCTGCTGCCGCGCAGACACTTGCGCTGCCGGCAGGACTGCCTGTCTTCGCCGGTGCGGGCGACTTGGCAGCCAAGACGGCGGGTGTCGGTGCGGGCGAACCGAATCGCTCCTACTGCTACCTCGGCACCACTGGCTGGATCGCATCCACTTTGCTTGACACTGTTCAGTCTTCGGCCTCCAGCGCCGAAGCCGGTATCTTCACCCTGCGCCATCCCGACCAACAACGATTCATCCAGGTCGCGCCCATGCTCACCGCAGGCGGCAATCTGGATTGGGTGCGCGACGAGGTAGCACACGGAAGCGGCTATGCGGAGCTCAACGCAACTGCGGCGGCTGCACCGGTCGGCAGCAACGGTGTCATCTACCTGCCATACCTGACCGGTGAACGTTCCCCATTTCGCGATCCCCACGCCCGCGCCTGTTATATCGGAATCTCCCATCAGACCACGCACGCCGACCTCATACGGGCCGTCATGGAAGGCGTCTGCTTTGCCTATCGATCGCTCTTCGAGGTGTTGGGGACGACGGCGGAGACGTTGTATGTCGTCGGCGGCGGCGCCAAGTCGGCGGTCTGGATGCAGATACTGGCAGATGTCCTGGCACGTGACCTCGAGGTGGTCGCCGAGCCGGAGAATGCCGCGACGCGCGGCGCCGCCATCATCGCCGGACACAAACTGGGTTGGTACGACACGTACGCACCGCCGGGGCTCTTTCCCGTCGCTCAATCGTATAGGCCGCGCAGCGCGACATCCGAGGCATATGAGGCGCAATACCGTGTCTTCGCGTCCCTCTACCCACAGCTGAAGAGCACCTTCGCAAACCTGTTGAAGACCCAACCCAACGGCTGA